One Watersipora subatra chromosome 4, tzWatSuba1.1, whole genome shotgun sequence genomic window carries:
- the LOC137392856 gene encoding potassium voltage-gated channel subfamily A member 1-like has product MEAAIVGVGDMLDGSVGYGHHPAGVHHHSNPYPHPKHRHPNNNNTNNHYSLHRQSNAFVVDSSSRSFPKIPDDVCTETEPGTGNVYECQERMVINVSGMRYETQLKTLAQFPDSLLGNANKRNRYYDPLRNEYFFDRNRPSFDAILYYYQSGGRLRRPVNVPLDVFSEEIKFYDLGQDTIEKFREDEGFIKEEEQELPSNDFQKQVWLLFEYPESSMPAKVIAILSVVIILLSIVTFCLETLPQFKHYRVDNVTRDKGNTSVYRELITEDDVPKFSEPFFIIETACIIWFTSELLVRFAASPDKLAFFKNVMNLIDIMAIVPYFITLGTVIADDQKSTQVAVVDNGDGGNQAMSLAILRVIRLVRVFRIFKLSRHSKGLQILGQTLKASLRELALLIFFLIIGVVLFSSAVYFAEADNDDTFFKSIPDAFWWAVVTMTTVGYGDMRPTTPWGKLVGSLCAITGVLMIALPVPVIVSNFNYFYHRETENDDKSPNQHIETCPSVRGSHRTRSTLSITSDFDELDCEREPLNPPTFINPSERNNTPMHNHIKINSSTTSLETDV; this is encoded by the exons ATGGAGGCTGCCATTGTTGGAGTTGGAGATATGCTGGATGGGAGTGTAGGCTATGGACATCATCCTGCAGGAGTGCATCACCATAGTAACCCTTATCCGCACCCTAAACACAGGCACCCTAACAACAACAACACCAACAATCATTACTCACTGCACAGACAGTCTAATGCTTTCGTAGTCGACTCAAGCTCAAG ATCATTTCCAAAGATTCCTGACGATGTCTGCACAGAGACAGAACCAGGCACTGGTAATGTTTATGAGTGCCAAGAAAGAATGGTTATTAACGTTAGTGGAATGCGATACGAGACTCAACTTAAAACATTAGCTCAGTTTCCAGACTCTCTTCTTGGAAACGCGAACAAGCGTAACCGGTACTATGATCCACTCAGAAATGAGTACTTCTTCGACAGAAATAGACCGAGCTTTGATgcaattttatattattatcagaGCGGGGGCCGCTTACGGCGGCCTGTAAATGTGCCACTTGACGTTTTTTCTGAAGAGATCAAATTTTATGACCTTGGGCAGGATACAATTGAAAAGTTTCGAGAGGATGAAGGGTTTATCAAAGAAGAAGAACAGGAACTTCCCTCCAATGACTTTCAGAAGCAGGTATGGCTGCTGTTCGAATACCCTGAGTCATCTATGCCGGCCAAGGTAATCGCCATCCTCTCTGTAGTCATTATTCTCTTATCTATCGTCACATTCTGCCTAGAAACGCTGCCGCAGTTTAAGCACTACAGAGTAGACAATGTGACTAGAGACAAGGGTAACACTTCCGTCTACAGAGAACTGATCACAGAAGATGATGTACCCAAGTTCTCCGAGCCCTTCTTTATAATTGAAACCGCTTGCATTATATGGTTCACCTCCGAGTTGTTGGTACGATTCGCAGCAAGCCCTGATAAACTCGCATTCTTTAAAAACGTTATGAACCTCATAGACATCATGGCCATCGTGCCCTACTTCATTACCCTTGGCACAGTCATCGCTGATGATCAAAAGTCAACTCAAGTAGCTGTAGTTGACAATGGGGATGGAGGGAACCAGGCCATGTCTCTGGCAATTCTCCGAGTCATCCGTCTAGTCCGCGTCTTTAGGATATTCAAGTTGTCGAGACATTCTAAGGGTCTGCAAATTCTTGGTCAAACACTCAAAGCCAGTCTCCGAGAGCTCGCGCTGCTCATCTTCTTCCTCATCATCGGAGTTGTCTTGTTTTCGAGCGCTGTCTACTTCGCGGAAGCTGACAATGATGATACCTTCTTCAAAAGCATTCCTGATGCATTCTGGTGGGCAGTTGTGACAATGACTACTGTCGGTTATGGAGACATGCGTCCAACAACTCCTTGGGGTAAACTAGTTGGCTCACTCTGCGCCATAACTGGCGTTCTCATGATCGCTCTTCCTGTGCCCGTAATAGTGTCCAACTTTAATTACTTTTACCACAGAGAAACAGAAAATGATGACAAGTCTCCAAACCAGCACATCGAAACTTGTCCATCAGTGCGCGGCAGCCACCGAACTCGTTCTACACTTTCCATAACTTCCGATTTTGATGAGCTCGACTGCGAAAGAGAACCCCTTAATCCCCCAACTTTTATTAACCCCTCAGAAAGAAACAACACTCCTATGCACAACCACATTAAAATAAACTCTTCTACCACTAGCCTAGAGACAGATGTATAG